In Pseudonocardia sp. DSM 110487, the sequence TGAAGCTGCCGCCGAGCAGGTTGCTGCCCTGCAGGGTCCACACGGCGCCGATCAGGACGAGGACGACCCCGAGGGCGGGAAGCACGAATCGCATCCTTCGATGATGCTCCCTCCCGGGTCGGCTCCACGGTGGATGATCTGGTCATGACGGACGGTTGCGGTGCTGCCGGAGCGGCTGAGCTCGCCGAAGGGGCATGCATGAGGCGCATGCCGTTCCTCAGCTGTTCGTGCGTGCGACGGCGTGCTGCGTGCGCTGGCGGCGGGCCATCCGGCCCATGAACCGGACGATCAGGCGGCGCGGCAGGACCTTGCTGGCGAGGGCGAGCGGGCGGCCGTTGGTGATCACCGACGGGGGCGCGGAGCGGCGGTCCAGCGTGTCGAGTGCCGTCCTGACGACGTGGGCAGGGGTGGCTCGCTTCGCGCCGTAGTCGGCCGACTGGCTGCCGGCGGCGTCGTAGAACTCGGTCCGCGTGGCGCCGGGGCACACGGCGAGGACGCGTAGACCGGTGTCGTGGGTCTCTTCCCACAGCGATTCGGTGAAGCTGAGGACGAAGGCCTTGGTGGCGCCGTAGACGCTCATGTACGGGGTCGGCTGGAACCCCAGGAGGCTCGCGACGTTGATCAGGACGCCGGTGTCGGCGGCGGCCAGCGGGTCGATGTAGGCGCGGCTGAGGTCGACCAGCGCGCTGATGTTCAGCGCGATCATGCTCTGCAGACGGTCCGGATCCTCGTCGGCGAGTGCGTCGTTGCTGCCGAAGCCGGCGTTGTTGACCAGTCCGGTGGCGTGGATGCCGCGGGCTTCGAGTTCGGCGCGCAGCGTGCGGCCGGCGTCGGGCAGGCCGAGGTCGCGGGCGATGACGGTCACCGTGACGCCGTGGGCGCGGGTGAGTTCGTCGGCCAGGTTCTCGAGCCGGTCGGCCCGGCGGGCGACGAGCACGAGATCCGCGCCGCGGCGGGCCAACTGGCGTGCGAACTCCGCGCCGAGCCCGGAGCTGGCGCCGGTGACGATGACGGTCTGGCGGCCGTAGTCGATCTTGGTCATGCCATACACTCTACGCATCTTCGTGCACGGAGTGCAAATTGCTTCGTCAGGTGAATCTACGTACCATCGGTGCATGGCCCAGAAGTCGACCCCCATCCGTGAGCAGACCCGCGCCGTGGTCCGTTCCCTGCTCGCCCGGACCGCTGTCGAGCTGTTCGCCGCCAAGGGCTACGACGACACGACGCTCGACGAGGTCGCCGCCGCGGCGGGTGTTTCCCGACGGACCTTGTTCAACTACTTCCGCAGCAAGGAGGACCTCGCGCTCGGCGGCCTGTCCGAACAGGGCGAGCTGATCGCCGCCCGGTTCGCCGAGCGTCCGGCCGACGAGGAGGTCTGGGCGTCACTGCGGGCGGCGTTCCAGGTGCTGGAGGAGATCGAGATGACGGCCGAGCGGCGGCTCGAGATGATCACGCTGCTGTTCGGCAACGACGCCCTGCGTGCCGGTCACGCCGAGAAGCAGGGTCGCTGGCAGGACCTGCTGGCACCGCTGATCGAGCCGCGGTTGCCCGACTCCGGCCGCCGCGCCTTGCAGGCGCGCGCGATCGCGGCCGCGGCGATCACGTGCCTGCAGGCAGCGAACGAGGAGTGGGCGCGCCTTGGCGGACAGGTCGACCTGTTCGACCTCTACGACGCGGCCGTAGGAGCCGTCCGCCGTCCGGCCTGAGCCGCCAAGCCTGGCGCGGCGAGCACCCGCTGCCGGACGTCGACGGGCGCGCTGTCCGTCGGGGGACCGGTCGGTACATGTGATCCCACGGTCTGGCCGATCAGGTCGGCGATAGGCACGATGACGGGCGTGGAACCCCGCGAGATCGTGGACACCTACCTCGACGTCATCCGCACCGGCGAGCTCGATCGTCTCGATGCCATGCTCTCGCCCAACATCTACGACCACGTCGGGCAGCGCGGAGGGATCGCCTGGTGGAAGGAGATCCTCGGCTCGCTGTCGGCTGGCTTCAGCGACCAGCGCGTCATCGTGCACCACGTACTGGTCGACGGTGACATGGTGGCAGTCCACCTGACGGTCGAGGGCGTCCACACCGGACGATTCCTGCCGCAGATCGGCTCGGTGGAGCCCACGGGCAAGCCGTTCGCGTGGTCGCATGTTCACCTGTTTCGCGTGGCTGATGGCCTGGCTGTGGAGCATTGGGCGGTTCGCGATGACATCGGCCTTGCGAAGCAGGTGGGCATCCTCTGATTTGCTGCTCACTTGAGAAGCTCCGTCAACGGGATCGGTCAGGCCTCGCCGTGGGCGCGCTGCAGGATGGCGGTGGCTACCAGCGGCCGTGCCTCGTGAGCACCGGCTGCGGCCCGCTCAGTTCACCAGCGGAAAGTGGCAAGACACCGATCGGTTCGGGCTGATCCGCGTGAGCGGCGGCTCGATCTCGGCACAGGTGGTTCGGGCCAGCGGGCAGCGAGTGCGGAAGCGGCATCCGCGTGGTGGATCGAGCGGTGAGGGCAGCTCGCCACGCAAGGTCCGGCCGCCGAGTGCGACGGCCGGGTCGGGGACCGGCACCGATTCGATCAGCGCGCGGGTGTACGGGTGCGCCGGCTCCCGGTAGACCTCGTCGGCGTCGCCGATCTCGACGATCTTTCCGAGGTACATCACGGCGATGCGGTCGCTGATGTTCCGCACGACGGCGAGATCGTGCGAGATGAACAGCATCGCGAGCCCGCGTTCGGCGCGCATCCGCTCCAGCAGGTTCAGCACCTGGGCCTGGACGGACACGTCGAGCGCGGACACCGGCTCGTCGCAGATCAGCAGGTCGGGGTGCAGCGCCATGGCGCGCGCGACCGCGATCCGCTGGCACTGGCCACCGGAGAACTCCCCGGGACGGCGGTCGGCCACCAGATCCGGGTCCAGTCCGACCTGGCGCATGGTCTCGTCCACGCGGTCGGCGATGCCGTCCGCGTCCATGCCGTGGATCGTGAGGCCCTCGGCGATGACGTCGCGGATCCGGCGCCGCGGGTTCAACGCGGAGATCGGGTCCTGGAAGATGATCTGCATGCGCGGCAGGACCCGCCGCAGCCGGGCGAAGGACATCGAGGTCAGCTCGACCCCGTCGAACCGGATGCGGCCCGCCTTGGGAGCCGGCAGCCGCACGAGCGCCTTCGCGACGCTGGACTTGCCGCAGCCGGATTCCCCCACCAGTCCCAGTGTCTCGCCACGCCGCACCTGGAAGCTGACGCCCGAGACCGCGTGAACCGTCCCGCCGGGGACGCGGAACGACTGCACGAGGTCCTCGACCTCCAGCAGGGGCCGGCTGGGTTCGGGATCGACTGTGCTGGCACTAGTCACGGCTGCTCCTGTGGGATCGGGCCGGCCGGCGCGAAGCAGGCGTACCGGTGGCCGGGGTCATCGGCCGGCTGGAGGTTCGGTGCCTCCGCCGTGCAGCACGGGAGGACGGCCGCGCAGCGGGGTGCGAAGCGGCATCCCGAGCCGTGGGCCACCGGGTCGGGCGGTGCCCCCGGGATGGTGTGGAGCAGGGAATGGCGCGGCTGAGCCATGTCCGGGATCGCGCTCAGCAGGGCCCGCGTGTACTGGTGGCGGTGCCTGGCGAACAGCGCCGCCGTGGGGGCTTCCTCGAGAACCTGCCCGCCGTACATGACGGCGATCCGATCGGTGCGTCCGGCGAGTACACCGAGGTCGTGGCTGACCATGATCACGGCCATGTTCCGCTCGCGTTGGATGTCCTGGAGCAGGTCGAGGATCTGCTTCTGCACGGTCACGTCCAGTGCGGTGGTCGCCTCGTCGGCGATGAGCAGCTCGGGGTCGCAGGCCAGGGCCATGGCGATGGTGACGCGCTGACGCATGCCGCCCGAGAGCTGGTGGGGGTACTGGCGGAGGCGCTTGCGTGGCTCCGGGATCCCCACCTGCTCCAGGAGCTCCAACGCCTTCGCACGCGCCGCCGTACGGCTGAGGCCCAGGTGGTGGCGCGACCCCTCGATGAGGTGCCGTTCGATGCGCACGACCGGGTTGAGAGCGGTCATCGGGTCTTGGAAGACCATCGCGATGTGCCGGCCCAGGTAGGTGCGGGCCTTCTGCACCGACAGGGCGCGAAGGTCGACCCCGCCGAAGTGCACACCGCCGCTGATCTCGGCCGCGCGGGGCGCGATCCCCATGATCGTGCGGACGAGGATGCTCTTGCCGGAGCCCGACTCGCCGGCGATGCCGAGGGTCTGCCCGCGCTCGAGGGTCAGCGTCACGCCGTCGACGGCGCGCAGCAGCCCGCGTGGCGTCGGGATGTGGCAGCGGAGGTCGTCGACCTGGAGCAGCGGCGGGCGGCCGTGGGAACCGATGGCCCGCTGCGGTCCCGGCTCCGGGTCGGTGGTGGTCGGGGAGTTCATGGCGGCCCTTTCCGCTGCCGGGTGCTGTCAGAGCTGCGACTGCGCCACGTCGAAGCGTCCGCGAAGGTGGTCACCCACGGCGTTGAGCGCGTACACGGTCACGAACAGGAAGAACACGGGGACGAAGACCAGGCTCGGATGCGTGGCGATCCGGTCGTCGCTCTCGGCGACCATGCCGCCCCAGCTGGGGTAGGGCATCGGCATCCCGAATCCGAGGAAGCTCAGGGAGCCCTCGATCACGATCAGCAGCGCCATGACCACCACGGAGAACGAGACGATGCTCATGAGCGCGTTTGGCAGGATCTCCCGGAACATGATCCGCCAGTGGGACGCGCCCATGGCACGGGCCGCCAGGACGAACTCGCGGCTGCTCTGGGCGACGACGCTGCCCTTCGTCATCCTGGCGAACGACGGGATGATCAGAACCGCCAGGCTGAGGGTGAGGCTCGGGATGCTCGGCCGCACTGCCGCCGCGAGGGCGATGAGGAACAGCAGCGGGGGAAACGCCTGCACGACCTCGGCCAGGGTGTCGATGACAGCCTCGATCGGGCCCCGGAAGTAGCCGGCGAGCAGTCCGAGGAAGCCCCCGACGGCGAGCCCGACGACGGCCGCCGTGAGCCCGACCGCCATCGACGCCCTGGCTCCGTACAAGATGCGCGACAGCACGCTGCGCCCGATCGCGTCCGTGCCGAGCAGCTCGCCCGTCAGCTGCGGCCCCTGCATCGGGGGACCGACCACCTCGTCGTAGCCGGCGATCGGCAGGACGTCCGCCAGCAGAGCCACCAGGGCGAGGCAGGCGATCCACGCGGCCCCGATCCACAGCGGAAGGCTCGCCAGTCGGCGCGGTATGCGGACTCCGGCGGGCGATGCCGTCGTCGTGGGTTCGCCCGGCCGTCCGCCGCTCTGGACGGGATGCATCACCGAGGACATGTGGTCACCTCGTCCGGATCCGCGGGTCGATGATCGAGTAGCTCACGTCGACCACGATGTTGATGAGCACGTAGATGACGGCCACGACGACGACGATCCCCTGGATCGTGGGGATGTCCTGGAACGGAACCGACTGGATGACCAGGAAGCCGAGACCGGGCAGCGCGAAGAGCGACTCCACGATGACCGCCCCACCGAGCAGGCGTCCCATGGACAGTCCGGCCACCGTCGTCAGGGAGAACAGCGATGGGCGCAGCACGTGGCGGAACAGCACGTACCCGGGGGGCAGGCCACGCGCTCGGGCCGACAGCACGAACTTCTCCTGCAGGGTGCTGATCACATCGCTGCGGAGCAGCCGGAAGTAGACCGCTGCCTCCATCAGGGCGAGGCTCAGCGCCGGCAGGAAGGCGAAGCGCAGGTTGCCGATCGGGTCCTCGGTGAACGGGACCCAGCCGCCGACCGGGAACAGCCGCGCCTTCACCGCCAGCAGGTAGATCAGCAGCACCGCGGCCGCGAACCCGGGCAGCGACAGCAGCGCCGACGAGAGCGCGGTGGCGGCGCGGTCCAGCCTCCCGCCGGCGCGGGCACCTGCGAAGAGCCCGAGGGGAACCGCGATGAGCAGTGCCATGACGACGGAGAGCAACGCGATCTCGAGCGTCACGGGGAACCGTTGGGCGATCGCCGTGGTGACCGGAAGGCCCATGCGCAGCGACGTTCCGAGGTCCCCGCCGAGGGCCGCCGCCAGCCAGTCCCTATAGCGCACGAGGAACGGCTGGTCCAGGCCCAACTGCTCGTCGAGCCGGGCGATCTGCTCAGGGGTCGCCTGGTCGCCGAGCATCGCCAGCGCGGGCGAGCCCGGCATCAGGTCGACCATCGCCGTCGTGAACAGCGTGATCAGGAACAGCACCGGTACCAGGCGCAGGAGACGACTCCCGACTTGACGCAACACCGTGGCTCCCATCGGTGCGAGCGGCGGCTTCCCTCAGTCGCCGGGCGTGCTCAGGGCCGGAATCCGATCTTGTCCCAGCGGAGCAGGCCACGGCTGCTGTACTCCAGGCCGGTGACGTTCCGGGACATGATCGTGCTGAGGGTAGGTGTGAAGGTGAACAGACCCGGCAGGTCCGCCATGAACCGCTCCTGCACCACGCGGTAGTCCGCGGCGCGCTCGGCGGTGTCACTCGTCGACCGCGCCGCGATCAGCGCGGCGTCGACGTCGGTGTCGGTGTAGCCGGTGGTGTTGAAGCTGCCGGACGTGCGCAGGAGGTTCACCAGGGCGGGCTCCGGGTCCGGGAACCGGTAGGACCCCGGGTACGGGCTCATGTCGTAGTCGTGCCGGAGGAAGACCCGCTCGCGGGCCGCGGTGACATCGACGTTGTCGATTCGGATCGACACGTTCCGCATGTCTCGAAGCTGGCTCTGGATGTACTGCGCTGCGCGGGCGTTGACGTCGTTGCCGCTGATGTTGACGAAGACGAAGTCGACCGGCTTGCCCTCGGCAGCCAGCTCGTCGAACAGCTCCTGGGCGCGAGCTCGGTCGGTGGCCGGGAAGGTCAGGTCGGGTTCGTGGAAGGGGGATCCCGGTACGAACAGGGTCTCGGCAGCGCGGGCTTCCGGTGCCCCCTGCATGATCTCGGCGAGCCGCTGCCGGTCGATGCTCAGGTAGATCGCCTCGCGAGCCCGGACGTCGTCGAACGGCGCGCGCCGATTGTTGAAGTAGATCCAGCCTCCGCCGTTCTGGGACTCGCGGTGCACGATGAGACCCATCGCCTCGGCCTGTGCGAACAGCGCGAGGTCGGAGTCCGCGCTCGGCGGCTGCATGTCCGCCTGGCCGGACGCGATCGTGTTGATCCGTTGCGCGGCCTCGGGGACGAGGTTGATCCGCACCTGCTCCAGGTAGGGCTTCCCGTCCTGCCAGTAGTTCGGATTCGCGGTGTAGAGCTCGTGGCTGTCGCGCACCCACTCCGTGAGCAGATACGGCCCGGCACCCACAGGGTTCTCGAAGAAGCCGTCGGGGTCGGTCCGCATCGCGGTCGGGGACACGATGAACGGCAGCGACTGCGCGATCATCTTGTCGAGGTGCATGTTCGGCTCGGGTGATGTGATCTGCAGCGTCAGGGGATCGATGACCGACATGTCCCAGGTGGCGATGGTGCGCGCCTCCGGCGAGAAGTCCAGATCGACGTAATGCCGGTAGGTGAACCGCACCGCCTCTGCGTCGTACGGGGTGCCGTCGGTGAAGGAGACCCCTGGCCGGATCCGCATGGTCCAGACCCGCCCGTCCTCGGACGGCTCGAGGCTCTCCCCGATGTGCGGCACCGCCTCCCCGGTCACCGGGTCGGAGAAGAAGAGGTGGTCGAAGACGGCGGCGAGCCGCGTCGCGTCGCCCGTGGACGAAAGGGTGGCGTCCTGGGCCGGGTCGAAGCTACGGGTCGGGATGCCGATCGCCATGGTCAGCGTTCCGCCCCGCTCCGGCTCGGCGTCGACGGGCCCCGCCGTGGCGGCCCCACCGGATCCCCCGCACGCGGCGAGCATCAGCGTCAGTGCGACGGCCGCTCCGACGGCCGTGAGCCTGCCGCGGATGTCCGTTCGCGGAGATCTCGACATCGTTGTCGCCTCCTTCCTCAGTGGTCCCGGCGCGCCCGGGCGGTAGCCGGCTGCCGCGCGATCTCGGCGAGCACCTGGCGGCCGAGCTCGTCGTCGGGTGTGTTGAGGTGAGCGGTGCTCGTGAAGTGGTTGTGCCCGGCCAGGCGCAGGACGGCGGGCCACCGCCCGTGCCGGCGGGTGTAGGCGTCGACCAGGGCGGCCGCCTGCCGCTGCGCCGCGGGCGGGTCGAACTCGGCGACGACGTAGAGGACCGGCACCGGGCAGTCGAGGAGCCCGCGCAGCGGGGACAGGTCGGCGTAGCGGCCGGGGTCGTCACCGTAGTAGGGCCGCAGCCGGTCGTGGTCGAAGCTCGGGAGGTCGTAGGCGCCGGAGAGCAGGCTCGCGCTCGCGACCCCCGGTCCGCCCGGGTGCTGGAACTCCGGACCGGCGAGGTAAGACGCCGCGTGCACCGCACCCGCGGACGTCCCCATCAGGTGGACTCGGCCGGGATCGCCCCCGAGCGCGTCGATGTTCGTGCGCACCCAGCCGAGGGCAGCCGCCACGTCCTCAGGGCCTGCCGGCCAACCGAACTCCGGGGCGAGCCGGTAGGTCATCGTGATGCCGACCAGGTTCCGGCGTACCGCCCAGACGGCGACGTTGTCGTGGTACGGGCTGCCGGGCCGGTTCTTGTCGCCACCGACGAAGCCGCCCCCGTGCACGAAGACGACCACGGGCCGCGGCCGTCCGGATCCGGAGTTCACCGACCGGAAGAGGTCCAGGCGCTGGCGCGGGTGCGACCCGTAGGCGATGTCCCGGTCCACCTGGATGCCCACGTAGGGCGCGCGTTCGTGGAACGGCGCGTACATCGTGTGCGAGGCCACGAGCACCTGCTGCGAGACCTCCGCGCCGAGGTCTGCGATGCGCCGTGCGAGCGCCCGGATGTCGAACGCCGGGCGCTGTCGGGACGCGGTGGTCAGTCCGCGGCCGGCATCCATTCGACCTCCCGGCCGTCCTCCGTCGGATACACCCGCCGGGCCGGCGGTGCGTCGGGCTGTCCAGTGACCGGCATGGCACCCACCTCGACGGTCGCCCGCGACCTCGGCCGCCGCTCGCGGTCGGGCCATCTGAACCAGTCCCGGGCGTTGTCGTGGAAGACCTTGGCGTGCCACGACGGGGGGAGCCGCTGCGCGATGTCGTCGACGGCGTCGGTGTTCCAGTGCGGGTAGCCCGAGGCGAAGCACAGGAGGTCCGGCGCGCCACCGAACGCGTCGAGGAGCTTCACCACGCGTTCGGCTCCGTCGGGTTCGGCCGGGCGGTCGATCGGCCAAGTGCCGACCCGCACGTGCTCGCGGAAGTAGTCGCTGGGAAGGCGGCGGACCCACGGCACCTCGCGCCGTAGCCCGCGCCAGTTGACGTCGAGGCGGAAGAACAGGCCCGGTATCCAGGCCGCGCCCACCCCGGAGACGAACAGCCGCAGGTCCGGGTACTTCTCGAACACGCCCTGCACGATCATGCTCTGGACGTGGGTCATGATCGGGCTGAACGCGAGCGCGGACAGCTCCCCGAATGTCGCAGGCAGGCCGCCTGCCGTGGGGTGGGTCAGCGTGTCGGCGCCCACGTCGCCGCCCGCGTGCAGCACGACCGGTAGGTCCATCTCGGCCGCCGCCTCGTAGATGGGGTGGTACGCCGGGTGGCCGAACGGCTTGTTGAGGCCGTTGGCGGCCATCAGCACTCCGACCATCCGGTCGTGGGCGCCGGCGCGGCGTACCTCCGCGGCGCCGTCCTCCGGCGTCTGGTTGGGCACCAGCACGAAGCCGAAGAGGCGCTCGTCGGCGGCGAACCACTGCTCGGTCGTCCAGTCGTTGATGGCGCTGGCGATCGCGCTCGCCCGGTAGGTGTTCGGGACCCCGGGCACGAACATCCCCCGGTCGTGGCTCAGCACCGCCCGCTCCACGCGACCGCTCCCCAGGAGCTGTTCGACCAGCAGCCCGGGATCCGAGCCCGCCTGCCTGCCGTCCGGTTCGGCCGACGGCAGGTAGTCGCCCGTCGGGTGCCGGTAGGGCGCGGCGGGCAGGATCGGCATCGCTCCGGCCCCGCCGGGCAGGGTTCCCGGCACGCCGATGTGCTCCCGCCAGCCGGCCGACATGAAGTCGGTCACCTCGAGCTGCGACTGCCAGTGGTGGTGCACGCACACGTCGATGACGGGGCCTCGGTAGCGCTCGTCCGCGGCCATGTCAGCCCCTCCCCAGGTGGATCAGGACGCGGCCGTCGTCGACGTGGACCGGGTAGGCCCGGACCCGGTACCCGGGACATGTCGACTCGCCGGTGCGCAGCGAGAACTCCCAGCGGTGCCAGGGACACAGGACCACCGGCTCCGCCGCATCCGCGTCGACCTCGACGCCGTCGGGGGTGAGCCGGCTCGACAAGGCGACCTGCAGGAACCCCTCGGAGAGCAGTGCGGCCTGGTGGGGGCAGCGGCTGCGCACCGCGAAGATCTCGGTGCCCCACCGGCACACGGCGATCTCGATCCCGCCCGCGTGCACGTGCCGCATCGTGCGGTCCGGGAAGTCCTCCTCGGCGCCGATGTCGACCGAGCCCATCACGCCGACCCCCCGGCGGCGATGGGCTCGGTCACCGGCGCCAGCCGCAGGACGGCGCGCGCGTTCTCGTGGAAGACCTTCGGCAACCAGTCCCGCGGCAGGCGTCGCGCGACGTAGAACGGATCATCGGCGTCCCAGTGCGGATAGTCGCTGGAGAAGCAGAGCACGTCCTCCATACCGCCGAGCGCCTCGAACAGGTCGATCAGCTGGCTCCTGCGCGGGGTCAGCTCGAACGGCTGGGTGCTGAGCTTGACGTGACGGCGGAAGTAGTCGCTCGGCCGCTGCCGCACCCAGTCGCTCTCGGCGCGCAGCTCCCGGTAGTGGGCATCGAGCCGCCAGAGGAAGTTCGGCACCCAGGCGACGCCGGTCTCGAGCACGAGCACCTTGAGCCGCGGAAACTTCTCGAACGTCCCCTGGGTCACGAAGCTGGCGAGGTGGGTGAGCGTCGGCTGCTGCAGCAGGGTGTGCCACTCCAGCCGTGAGTTCGGCACGCCGCCCGCAGCGGTGTGGGCCAGTCCGCCTTCCGTCTCGCCGGCGGCGCCGTGGATGGCGATCGGTAGTCCTGCCTCCTCCGCGGCCCGGTAGATGGGGTCGTAGACGGGATGCCCGAGCGGCTTGCCGAAGGCGTTCCAGGAGAACAGGACGGCCGTCACTCCGAGATTGCCGGCCATCCGCCGGATCTCGCCCGCGGCCTCGTCGGGCAGCTCGGCCGGGACGACGACGGTCGTCCGCAGCCGGGAGTCACGGGGCAGCCAGGTCTCCACGACCCAGTCGTTCATCGCTCGCGCGATGGCCGCGCCGAGTTCGGGGTTGCGCTGGGCGACCTCGTGGCCGATGTCGAACGACAGGTTCGCCACCTCGATGGGATAGGGGTCCAGGTGCTGGCTGCGCATCAGCTCGTACGAGGTCCCCAACCCGTCGTCGGGGAGCGCCTCCAGTCGCTTGTTGACCCCCCGCTGGAACGGGTAGCTGAGTCCGGCGGGCATGAGCGCGGCACGGGGACCGCCGGTGCGGGCGCGGACGTAGTCGCGCCACCGCCGAGGAAGCCGGTCCACCAGCTCCTCGGCGGAACGCCACCGCTGGTGGACGTCCACGTCGATGATCGGCCCGTCGTACACCGGCACCTGCCTCGTCACACCGGTCCCTTCGTACTGGGAATGCCGGTAGCAGTGTGGCCGCCCTCATAATTCATGAAAAGCATGACTAACTAGACTGGGAGCCAAGTATTACTATCTTTGCGTGCGGTTCACGCTGCGGCAGCTGGAGTACTTCGTGGCCGCTGCCGAGACCGGCACGCTCACGGGGGCGGCTGCCCGCTGCCACGTGTCACATGCCGGGATCGCGCTCGCCGTCACCGACCTCGAACGGGCCCTCGGCGTCCAGCTCCTGCTCCGCCGCAAGGCGAAGGGCGTCACGCTCACGCCGGCCGGCCAGCGCGTACTGGCGGACGCGCGGGCGTTGCTGGGGCAGGCGGAGGAACTCCAGTCCACCGCGGAGTCGAGCGGTGGACAGCTCGCGGGCCGGTTGCGCATGGGCTGCTACACGGTGCTGGCGCCGTTCTTCGTCCCGTCGTTCCTGGACACCTTCGCCGCCGAGCACCCGCTGCTCCGACTCGACGTCGTCGAGGACGCGCAGCCCGAGCTGCAGCGTCTGCTCCTCGATGGTGCGATCGAGGTCGCCCTCCTCTACGACCGCGGCTTGCACCCCGACATCGACCACCTGCTCGTCAAGCGACTGCACCCCTACGTGCTGCTCGCGGCGGATCACCGGCTGGCCCGGAACCCGCAGGTGAGCCTCGCGGACCTCGCCGACGAGCCGTTGATCAGGCTCGACCTGCCGCCGATGACGCAGGGTTCGGAGGTGCTCGCCGCCGGCCGGGGCACGGGGGCTGCGGCGTGGTACCGCACGCCCAACCTCGAGCTGGTGCGCTGCCTGGTCGGCCGTGGCCTCGGCTACGCCGTGCTCGTCCAGCATCCGCTGAGCGAGGTCACCTACGACGGGCGCAGGGTCGCCGCACTCCCGATCGCCGACGAGGTGCCGGACGTCTCCGTGGTGCTCGCCCACCCGCGCGGTGCGCAGCTCACCCGGCGCGCCGAGGCGCTCGGCCAGTTCTCCAGGGACATCCTGTCGGTCGCGGACCACGTCTGAGCGGCCGCGCGACAGGGTGCGTCCCGCTGGTCTCGTAGGGCCCGCGCCACCGGGTAGGGCCGGGCCGGCGCTACTGCGATGTAGGTATCAACCTTCACTAACCTCGACGCGTCTGACGTCTCTGCCCGCGTCATTTGACTGCATTTTCCTGGGCGGGGAGCCGA encodes:
- a CDS encoding SDR family oxidoreductase → MTKIDYGRQTVIVTGASSGLGAEFARQLARRGADLVLVARRADRLENLADELTRAHGVTVTVIARDLGLPDAGRTLRAELEARGIHATGLVNNAGFGSNDALADEDPDRLQSMIALNISALVDLSRAYIDPLAAADTGVLINVASLLGFQPTPYMSVYGATKAFVLSFTESLWEETHDTGLRVLAVCPGATRTEFYDAAGSQSADYGAKRATPAHVVRTALDTLDRRSAPPSVITNGRPLALASKVLPRRLIVRFMGRMARRQRTQHAVARTNS
- a CDS encoding TetR/AcrR family transcriptional regulator, translating into MAQKSTPIREQTRAVVRSLLARTAVELFAAKGYDDTTLDEVAAAAGVSRRTLFNYFRSKEDLALGGLSEQGELIAARFAERPADEEVWASLRAAFQVLEEIEMTAERRLEMITLLFGNDALRAGHAEKQGRWQDLLAPLIEPRLPDSGRRALQARAIAAAAITCLQAANEEWARLGGQVDLFDLYDAAVGAVRRPA
- a CDS encoding ester cyclase — encoded protein: MEPREIVDTYLDVIRTGELDRLDAMLSPNIYDHVGQRGGIAWWKEILGSLSAGFSDQRVIVHHVLVDGDMVAVHLTVEGVHTGRFLPQIGSVEPTGKPFAWSHVHLFRVADGLAVEHWAVRDDIGLAKQVGIL
- a CDS encoding ABC transporter ATP-binding protein; protein product: MTSASTVDPEPSRPLLEVEDLVQSFRVPGGTVHAVSGVSFQVRRGETLGLVGESGCGKSSVAKALVRLPAPKAGRIRFDGVELTSMSFARLRRVLPRMQIIFQDPISALNPRRRIRDVIAEGLTIHGMDADGIADRVDETMRQVGLDPDLVADRRPGEFSGGQCQRIAVARAMALHPDLLICDEPVSALDVSVQAQVLNLLERMRAERGLAMLFISHDLAVVRNISDRIAVMYLGKIVEIGDADEVYREPAHPYTRALIESVPVPDPAVALGGRTLRGELPSPLDPPRGCRFRTRCPLARTTCAEIEPPLTRISPNRSVSCHFPLVN
- a CDS encoding ABC transporter ATP-binding protein — its product is MNSPTTTDPEPGPQRAIGSHGRPPLLQVDDLRCHIPTPRGLLRAVDGVTLTLERGQTLGIAGESGSGKSILVRTIMGIAPRAAEISGGVHFGGVDLRALSVQKARTYLGRHIAMVFQDPMTALNPVVRIERHLIEGSRHHLGLSRTAARAKALELLEQVGIPEPRKRLRQYPHQLSGGMRQRVTIAMALACDPELLIADEATTALDVTVQKQILDLLQDIQRERNMAVIMVSHDLGVLAGRTDRIAVMYGGQVLEEAPTAALFARHRHQYTRALLSAIPDMAQPRHSLLHTIPGAPPDPVAHGSGCRFAPRCAAVLPCCTAEAPNLQPADDPGHRYACFAPAGPIPQEQP
- a CDS encoding ABC transporter permease, whose product is MSSVMHPVQSGGRPGEPTTTASPAGVRIPRRLASLPLWIGAAWIACLALVALLADVLPIAGYDEVVGPPMQGPQLTGELLGTDAIGRSVLSRILYGARASMAVGLTAAVVGLAVGGFLGLLAGYFRGPIEAVIDTLAEVVQAFPPLLFLIALAAAVRPSIPSLTLSLAVLIIPSFARMTKGSVVAQSSREFVLAARAMGASHWRIMFREILPNALMSIVSFSVVVMALLIVIEGSLSFLGFGMPMPYPSWGGMVAESDDRIATHPSLVFVPVFFLFVTVYALNAVGDHLRGRFDVAQSQL
- a CDS encoding ABC transporter permease yields the protein MGATVLRQVGSRLLRLVPVLFLITLFTTAMVDLMPGSPALAMLGDQATPEQIARLDEQLGLDQPFLVRYRDWLAAALGGDLGTSLRMGLPVTTAIAQRFPVTLEIALLSVVMALLIAVPLGLFAGARAGGRLDRAATALSSALLSLPGFAAAVLLIYLLAVKARLFPVGGWVPFTEDPIGNLRFAFLPALSLALMEAAVYFRLLRSDVISTLQEKFVLSARARGLPPGYVLFRHVLRPSLFSLTTVAGLSMGRLLGGAVIVESLFALPGLGFLVIQSVPFQDIPTIQGIVVVVAVIYVLINIVVDVSYSIIDPRIRTR
- a CDS encoding ABC transporter substrate-binding protein, encoding MSRSPRTDIRGRLTAVGAAVALTLMLAACGGSGGAATAGPVDAEPERGGTLTMAIGIPTRSFDPAQDATLSSTGDATRLAAVFDHLFFSDPVTGEAVPHIGESLEPSEDGRVWTMRIRPGVSFTDGTPYDAEAVRFTYRHYVDLDFSPEARTIATWDMSVIDPLTLQITSPEPNMHLDKMIAQSLPFIVSPTAMRTDPDGFFENPVGAGPYLLTEWVRDSHELYTANPNYWQDGKPYLEQVRINLVPEAAQRINTIASGQADMQPPSADSDLALFAQAEAMGLIVHRESQNGGGWIYFNNRRAPFDDVRAREAIYLSIDRQRLAEIMQGAPEARAAETLFVPGSPFHEPDLTFPATDRARAQELFDELAAEGKPVDFVFVNISGNDVNARAAQYIQSQLRDMRNVSIRIDNVDVTAARERVFLRHDYDMSPYPGSYRFPDPEPALVNLLRTSGSFNTTGYTDTDVDAALIAARSTSDTAERAADYRVVQERFMADLPGLFTFTPTLSTIMSRNVTGLEYSSRGLLRWDKIGFRP
- a CDS encoding alpha/beta hydrolase — translated: MDAGRGLTTASRQRPAFDIRALARRIADLGAEVSQQVLVASHTMYAPFHERAPYVGIQVDRDIAYGSHPRQRLDLFRSVNSGSGRPRPVVVFVHGGGFVGGDKNRPGSPYHDNVAVWAVRRNLVGITMTYRLAPEFGWPAGPEDVAAALGWVRTNIDALGGDPGRVHLMGTSAGAVHAASYLAGPEFQHPGGPGVASASLLSGAYDLPSFDHDRLRPYYGDDPGRYADLSPLRGLLDCPVPVLYVVAEFDPPAAQRQAAALVDAYTRRHGRWPAVLRLAGHNHFTSTAHLNTPDDELGRQVLAEIARQPATARARRDH